AATATTGAgattttgttgttttttataagactttaaagaaattataattttttgtttagaCCCAATATTCCTTTCTCTTACATTTCGATCTATATATCTTCATATAAAAACTAGTTAAAATACTCAAAAAATAACTCGATTTCTTATTCTTACATTTTCAATGTATCGTATGGCCTAAAATACATGTTTAAGccaattatttatattctataAGTTGGCATTATCATCTTAAAGATCAAGTCTTtagtatatttaaattcatttctAAGACTTTTTTTAAGCATCTTCACAAGTGATGATATTCTCCTCGTGTTTTAGCTATTCTATTATGATATCATGGTAGGTGTTTATTTCATTGTCTCAgtactaataaaattattatatcaaaattaatatactTTATTGAGCAAACATAAAGACTTAGTTAAATAAAGTTTACAGCAAgatgtaaaattatatataacaCGAATTTACAATGATcgaaagaattttattttaaaatgctGTAAATGAATCTGGAATTTTGGTATTATTGAAATGTAAGTGATAGTGCAATATACTCTAATATactagaaataaaatacaaatataatttttcgccataaaaatttttaaaagaatttttgaaaataatattttattacatatTAAATGCAACAGTCTAATTTGAATCCGCTAGAATGTATCAAAGATCGCCTTAAGCAGTCTCAGATTTTCCCAGGCATACCCCCAAAAGATAATGACAAAGAACATGATCTTCTCTTCTCTTACGtatgtataataaattaaggCAGTAGTAATCACAAAAAATCCATTCGTCTTTCTGCAAATTGACGCATTTGATTGGCTactaaaactatttaatttataagtaAAATGAAGCCTACGTATCAATTCTGACGAAGTCTTAAAGGTATGTCCCACAAAATCTGTTTCTtacttttattaatattcgatcacatattaaaaatgttaatttttattcataatTTCCCCCTACTCTGTAAATccttaaaatattttcccCATATAATAGTATattcttctatttttatggCAGTGTGGCCGAGTGGTTAAGGCGGTTGATTCGAAATTAATTAAGTTTATCTTGCGCTGGTTCGAATCCAGCCACTGtcgattttttatatttataaaaaagtataaatttaagttttattttatctataaaGCACATTCTTCTTAATTATCGAACTTTAGTTCGATTTTGTTTAGTCAAGTCCGCctgttataaatttatcttttaataaatctttcaCTGTCGGTCTTTTCCTACAGTCTTCATTGAGACATGAACTTATAACAAAGTCtatttggttttttatctttatattcttccttatatttattatattctcTTTCTTCTCTAAATATGTCTTATATGAGTCTAGAGGCGTCTTACCATACCACAGTTCATAGAGAATTATCCCCAAAGACCAGACGTCACTGCTTCTTCTTTTCTTATTCTCAAAGAAGAGTTCTGGCGCGCAGTAGTTTAGAGTCCCGCATACCATGTCCAGATCGAGTCTGGTTGTATTACTGCTGAGTATTTTTGATATGCCGAAGTCTATGATTTTAAGTTTGTTCTTTACAAATACAAAGTTTGCTGGTTTTAGGTCCCCGTGGATGATCCTGTTCTCGTGTATTCTGTACACGATAAGGAGTATCTCCTGCCAGATGTACCTGACTCTATTAAAATGAATGTGTAAATGTGCCCTTTGGCTCTTTATAAATGTACTCAAGACTAGTTCTCCGTATTCTAATAGGATAAATATGTTATCTGTCAATATTTCATAATCTACCATTTTGATAATCCCGTCTACATTCTCAAGTTTCTTAAGTAAATCTATCTCTTCCAGGAGTAGGCCCTTCAGGGTACTGTccatttctatatttatgATCTTTAAGGCGTAGAACTCGTTCTCGTAAAATACCTTGTAGACTTTACTACTTCCTCCTTTGCCTATGATATTTATCTTCATAAgcttctttttatttatataaaaatagtctctttctttatttacTGGTATATTCTCTTTGTCTTGTACTATTCTTAGTAGATTTGTATCTTCTCCGAATGTACAATCTtctattttacattttattacattttctttatttactACTTCGTCCATATATGAATACTTATTTACATCATCAGTAATGGGCGTATTGGGGAAGATTCTATAATTCCTCTTTAAAGAAGGAGAATAAGAGACATCAGTAAACTGgactttaatattttccatgacattatttttaatcttgatattttcaatatttatgtTCTCTGTATcattcttctttatttcatgaatatttatatcgttcttagttataaaattattctttatataatttatatcaatattctttatatcGTCGTTATTcgttataatatttgtattaatattctctttttcaatattgttttgatcatcattattttttatatcttctttataatttggTGCATCGTTGATCTCTTCTATGGTCAACCACTCCTTTCTCCAAGTATAAACAAACTTCTCCCTATCTTGACTATTTCTAACTTCTTGTAAAAACCTCAatatct
The Vairimorpha necatrix chromosome 6, complete sequence DNA segment above includes these coding regions:
- a CDS encoding dual specificity protein kinase TTK-like protein, encoding MDKLNEPKSSSQKLSLLFKSIQKDFLVDDYMVIIFLNYIKCLIYIQSDDILVIFKTSKLKYFKYWCFWREYVSFLIISKSKVDKIVDEGIKFLNVKEFKDKEKILRFLQEVRNSQDREKFVYTWRKEWLTIEEINDAPNYKEDIKNNDDQNNIEKENINTNIITNNDDIKNIDINYIKNNFITKNDINIHEIKKNDTENINIENIKIKNNVMENIKVQFTDVSYSPSLKRNYRIFPNTPITDDVNKYSYMDEVVNKENVIKCKIEDCTFGEDTNLLRIVQDKENIPVNKERDYFYINKKKLMKINIIGKGGSSKVYKVFYENEFYALKIINIEMDSTLKGLLLEEIDLLKKLENVDGIIKMVDYEILTDNIFILLEYGELVLSTFIKSQRAHLHIHFNRVRYIWQEILLIVYRIHENRIIHGDLKPANFVFVKNKLKIIDFGISKILSSNTTRLDLDMVCGTLNYCAPELFFENKKRRSSDVWSLGIILYELWYGKTPLDSYKTYLEKKENIINIRKNIKIKNQIDFVISSCLNEDCRKRPTVKDLLKDKFITGGLD